In Syngnathus scovelli strain Florida chromosome 11, RoL_Ssco_1.2, whole genome shotgun sequence, one DNA window encodes the following:
- the inpp1 gene encoding inositol polyphosphate 1-phosphatase produces MAELLRLLLQVSEKAANVARVCRQEAPLFQLLVQEKTGDDKNKKFVQDFKTLADVVIQEVIRHDVGTQFPEMVGFIHGEESNKFENGLGESVTVTVRGSQEETAALLATVLDGDLTAAALLARAIHQDPATVDASVDGLKVPLRPSELGIWIDPIDATSQYIEGREEVLEEGHLSPSGLHCALVLIGVYLRSTGEPVMGVINQPFNCKDPAGGSWRGKLFWGVSCDDVNVCSVSLPKPAPEGRRGLSVVLSSSEKQVVKDSLTSLCGPENLMYASGAGYKILCVIQGLADAYVLSEGSTFKWDSCAPHALLRALGGGVVDLTKSLECSSETKVELTYHQPYSEGKGADRWANYGGLVAYGDCSRLSSIMGALRGKL; encoded by the exons ATGGCTGAGCTGCTGAGGCTTCTGCTGCAAGTCTCTGAGAAAGCTGCCAATGTGGCACGCGTCTGCAGGCAGGAGGCGCCTCTTTTCCAGCTTCTGGTCCAAGAAAAGACAGGAGATGACAAGAACAAGAAGTTTGTGCAGGACTTCAAGACGCTGGCTGATGTTGTGATCCAAGAGGTGATTCGACATGATGTTGGCACTCAG TTCCCTGAAATGGTTGGCTTCATTCATGGAGAGGAATCCAACAAGTTTGAAAATGGACTTG GTGAGAGTGTGACGGTAACGGTGCGCGGCAGCCAGGAGGAGACGGCAGCGCTTCTGGCCACGGTGCTGGACGGCGACCTGACGGCGGCGGCGCTCCTGGCACGAGCCATCCACCAAGACCCGGCCACAGTCGACGCCAGTGTGGACGGATTAAAGGTGCCGCTCAGGCCTTCCGAGCTTGGCATTTGGATCGATCCGATCG ATGCCACCAGCCAGTATATAGAAGGTCGCGAGGAGGTGCTAGAGGAGGGCCACCTTTCACCGTCAGGTCTGCACTGTGCTCTGGTCCTCATCGGGGTTTACCTCCGTAGCACAGGTGAGCCTGTCATGGGTGTCATCAACCAGCCATTCAACTGCAAAGATCCTGCAGGCGGAAG CTGGCGAGGAAAGCTCTTCTGGGGCGTGTCCTGCGACGACGTCAACGTGTGCTCGGTGTCACTGCCCAAACCTGCACCAGAGGGGCGTCGAGGGCTGTCGGTGGTGCTTAGCTCCAGCGAGAAGCAAGTGGTGAAGGACAGTCTGACTTCCCTGTGCGGACCTGAAAATCTGATGTACGCCTCGGGAGCCGGTTACAAAATCTTGTGCGTCATTCAGGGCCTGGCCGACGCCTATGTCCTCTCTGAAGGAAGCACCTTTAAGTGGGACTCCTGCGCGCCTCACGCTCTGCTCCGAGCCCTCGGCGGGGGGGTGGTAGACCTGACGAAAAGTTTAGAGTGCAGTTCTGAGACCAAGGTAGAATTGACCTATCACCAGCCTTACAGTGAGGGGAAAGGTGCTGACCGCTGGGCCAACTATGGAGGCCTGGTGGCATATGGAGACTGTTCCCGGCTAAGCAGCATTATGGGGGCTCTGAGAGGAAAGCTGTAG